In one Magnetospirillum sp. genomic region, the following are encoded:
- the gmd gene encoding GDP-mannose 4,6-dehydratase — MSKPVALITGITGQDGAYLAELLLQKGYIVHGVKRRSSSFNTARVDHLYADRHEHGVRFFMHYGDLTDATNLIRLVQQTQPTEIYNLAAQSHVAVSFETPEYTANSDGIGTLRLLEAIRILGMEKTARFYQASTSELYGLVQERPQKETTPFRPRSPYAAAKLYAYWITVNYREAYGMHASNGILFNHEGPTRGETFVTRKISRAVAAIKLGFQKKLYLGNIDSYRDWGHARDYVEGMWLMLQQAEPDDYVLATGETQTVREFVNIAFAQIGRPIEWRGKGVDEQGVDAKTGEVLVEIDPRYFRPTEVDFLLGDPSKARAKLGWKHKIGFKQLVEEMVASDLKLVERESHRNDRNA; from the coding sequence ATGTCGAAACCCGTGGCACTCATTACCGGGATCACCGGCCAAGACGGCGCCTATCTGGCCGAATTGCTGCTGCAGAAGGGCTATATCGTCCACGGCGTGAAGCGCCGGTCCTCGTCGTTCAATACGGCGCGCGTCGACCATCTCTATGCCGACCGGCACGAGCACGGCGTGCGGTTTTTCATGCATTACGGCGACTTGACCGACGCCACGAACCTGATCCGCTTGGTCCAGCAGACCCAGCCGACCGAGATCTACAATCTCGCGGCCCAGAGCCATGTGGCCGTGAGCTTCGAAACGCCCGAATATACGGCCAATTCCGACGGAATCGGCACGCTGCGCTTGCTCGAAGCGATCCGCATCCTCGGCATGGAAAAGACCGCGCGTTTCTATCAGGCGAGTACCTCGGAGCTCTACGGCCTCGTGCAAGAGCGCCCGCAGAAGGAAACCACCCCCTTCCGCCCGCGCAGCCCCTATGCCGCCGCCAAGCTCTATGCCTACTGGATCACGGTCAACTACCGCGAAGCCTACGGCATGCACGCCTCGAACGGCATTCTGTTCAACCACGAAGGCCCGACGCGCGGCGAAACCTTCGTCACGCGCAAGATCTCGCGTGCGGTTGCCGCCATCAAGCTCGGTTTCCAGAAGAAGCTCTATCTCGGCAACATCGACAGCTACCGCGACTGGGGCCATGCGCGCGACTACGTCGAAGGCATGTGGCTGATGCTGCAGCAGGCCGAACCGGACGACTACGTGCTGGCCACCGGCGAAACCCAAACCGTTCGCGAATTCGTGAATATCGCGTTTGCGCAGATCGGCCGGCCCATCGAATGGCGCGGCAAGGGCGTGGACGAACAGGGCGTGGACGCCAAGACCGGCGAGGTCCTCGTCGAGATCGATCCGCGCTATTTCCGGCCGACGGAAGTCGATTTCCTGTTGGGCGACCCGTCGAAGGCGCGCGCCAAGCTCGGCTGGAAGCACAAGATCGGCTTCAAACAGCTGGTCGAGGAAATGGTTGCCTCGGACCTCAAACTCGTCGAGCGCGAGAGCCATCGCAATGACCGCAACGCCTGA
- a CDS encoding ABC transporter substrate-binding protein, which produces MRITRRHFVAAAASAAVFPSPRASAQAAWGQTLAQARGKPVFFNAWGGDERTNAFIEWTAIRLRAEFGIELRHVRLRDTAEAVQRVIAEKSAGRDAGGAVDLVWINGPNFVAMKERGLLFGPFAQELPNFRYVDTVGKPSTIVDFTVPVEGYAAPWRMAQIVYVYDAARLANPPRSIPALRDWALANPGRTTHPAVRNFLGATFLKQALFELAPDSAVLQREAGGEYEASVAPLWRWYDALRPALWRQGRQFPDSGPAQRQLLNDGEIDLMVSFNPAEAAVSIANELLPKTARVYTMAAGTIGNTSFVAIPYNAANRAAAMVASDFLMGPEAQARMSDPRQLGNPSVLDIAKLPEEARRFFAAVPPIAGMPTQAELGRVLPEPHPSWMTRIAADWERRYTG; this is translated from the coding sequence ATGAGGATCACGCGTCGGCATTTCGTCGCTGCGGCAGCCTCTGCTGCCGTTTTTCCGTCGCCGCGTGCAAGCGCGCAAGCGGCGTGGGGGCAAACGCTGGCCCAAGCGCGCGGCAAGCCAGTGTTTTTCAATGCCTGGGGCGGGGACGAGCGCACGAACGCCTTCATCGAATGGACGGCGATCCGCTTGCGCGCCGAATTCGGCATCGAGCTGCGCCATGTGCGTTTGCGCGACACAGCCGAGGCTGTGCAGCGCGTGATCGCCGAGAAGTCGGCGGGCCGCGATGCAGGCGGGGCGGTCGATCTTGTGTGGATCAACGGTCCCAATTTCGTCGCCATGAAAGAACGCGGCCTTCTGTTCGGGCCGTTTGCGCAGGAATTGCCGAATTTCCGCTATGTCGATACGGTCGGCAAACCCTCGACGATCGTCGACTTCACGGTGCCCGTCGAAGGTTATGCGGCTCCTTGGCGCATGGCGCAGATCGTTTATGTGTACGATGCGGCACGGCTCGCAAACCCGCCGCGTTCGATCCCGGCTTTGCGCGACTGGGCGCTTGCCAACCCGGGGCGCACCACGCATCCGGCTGTGCGCAATTTTCTTGGGGCGACGTTCCTCAAGCAGGCCCTGTTCGAGCTTGCACCCGATTCCGCGGTGCTGCAGCGCGAGGCAGGCGGCGAATACGAAGCAAGCGTTGCCCCCTTGTGGCGCTGGTACGATGCGCTGCGCCCGGCTTTGTGGCGCCAGGGCCGCCAATTTCCCGACAGCGGGCCCGCCCAGCGCCAGCTTTTGAACGACGGCGAGATCGATCTGATGGTGTCGTTCAATCCGGCCGAAGCGGCCGTGTCGATCGCCAACGAATTGCTGCCCAAAACCGCGCGCGTCTATACGATGGCGGCGGGCACCATCGGCAATACGAGTTTTGTGGCGATCCCCTACAATGCCGCCAACCGCGCGGCTGCCATGGTTGCGTCGGATTTTCTGATGGGGCCGGAGGCGCAGGCGCGCATGAGCGATCCGCGCCAACTCGGCAATCCGAGCGTGCTCGACATCGCGAAGCTGCCGGAAGAAGCGCGCCGTTTCTTCGCCGCCGTTCCGCCGATCGCCGGCATGCCGACGCAAGCCGAGCTTGGCCGCGTGTTGCCCGAGCCGCATCCAAGCTGGATGACGCGCATCGCCGCCGATTGGGAACGGCGCTATACCGGCTGA
- a CDS encoding ATP-binding cassette domain-containing protein, with protein MSGLVFEHVRLAAGPRVLVADFSLAIAPGEIATVMGASGTGKSSLLAYACGTLAPGLAARGSVRLDGVEISALPPERRRIGILFQDDLLFPHLSVGANLGFGLRADANDRRARIEEALAAAGLAGFAVRDPATLSGGQRQRVALMRALLAEPAAILLDEPFGKLDADLRAQMREFVFAHVRERKLPCLMVTHDSQDAVAAGGVVRTLENFA; from the coding sequence ATGAGCGGCCTTGTATTCGAACATGTGCGCTTGGCGGCAGGGCCGCGCGTGCTGGTCGCTGATTTCTCGCTCGCCATCGCACCCGGCGAAATCGCGACTGTGATGGGCGCTTCGGGGACAGGCAAATCGAGCCTGCTCGCCTATGCCTGCGGCACCCTGGCGCCGGGCCTTGCAGCGCGCGGCTCGGTGCGGCTCGACGGCGTCGAGATCAGCGCCTTGCCGCCCGAGCGTCGCCGCATCGGCATCCTGTTCCAGGACGATCTCTTGTTTCCGCATCTGTCGGTCGGCGCCAATCTCGGTTTCGGTCTGCGCGCCGACGCAAACGACCGCCGTGCCCGCATCGAAGAAGCGCTTGCAGCCGCAGGCCTCGCTGGCTTTGCCGTGCGCGATCCGGCGACTTTGTCGGGCGGCCAGCGCCAGCGCGTGGCGCTCATGCGCGCGTTGCTGGCCGAGCCTGCGGCGATCCTGCTCGACGAGCCGTTCGGCAAGCTCGACGCCGATCTGCGCGCGCAGATGCGTGAATTCGTGTTTGCGCATGTGCGCGAGCGCAAGCTGCCGTGCCTCATGGTTACCCACGACAGCCAAGATGCCGTTGCGGCGGGCGGCGTTGTGCGCACGCTCGAGAATTTCGCCTGA
- a CDS encoding GDP-L-fucose synthase, translating into MTATPEFDLKGKRVFVAGHRGMVGSAIVRRLAREDCTVLTVAKSELDLTRQDAVERWLAAQKPDAVFLAAARVGGIHANNTRPAEFLYQNLAIQNAVIDGAYKAGVRKLLFLGSTCIYPRMAPQPIHEDSLLTGPLEPTNEWYAIAKIAGLKMCQAYKKQYGVDFIACMPTNLYGPNDNYDLEMSHVPAATIVKVHRAKRNNEPNIPVWGDGTPLREFMHVDDMADACVFLMRNYSGLDAFNVGVGTDVSIKTFVETVCKVAGYKGTLAFDTSRPNGPPRKLTDPSRLMALGWRPKIDLETGLADAYRWYVENVAAKAA; encoded by the coding sequence ATGACCGCAACGCCTGAGTTCGACCTCAAGGGAAAACGCGTCTTCGTCGCCGGCCACCGCGGCATGGTGGGTTCGGCCATCGTGCGCCGGCTGGCACGCGAAGACTGCACGGTGCTGACCGTGGCCAAGAGCGAGCTCGATCTCACGCGCCAGGACGCGGTCGAACGCTGGCTTGCCGCCCAGAAGCCCGATGCGGTGTTTCTGGCGGCCGCGCGCGTGGGCGGCATTCACGCCAACAACACGCGACCGGCCGAATTCCTCTATCAGAATCTCGCGATCCAGAACGCCGTCATCGACGGTGCCTACAAGGCGGGCGTCCGCAAACTCCTGTTCCTGGGCTCGACCTGCATCTATCCGCGCATGGCGCCGCAGCCTATCCACGAAGATTCGCTGCTGACCGGCCCGCTCGAGCCGACCAACGAATGGTACGCGATCGCCAAGATCGCGGGCCTCAAAATGTGCCAGGCCTACAAAAAGCAGTACGGCGTTGATTTCATCGCCTGCATGCCGACCAATCTCTACGGCCCCAACGACAATTACGACCTCGAAATGAGCCATGTGCCGGCCGCCACGATCGTCAAGGTGCACCGCGCCAAACGCAACAACGAGCCGAACATCCCCGTTTGGGGCGACGGCACGCCCTTGCGCGAATTCATGCATGTCGACGACATGGCCGATGCGTGCGTGTTCCTGATGCGCAACTATTCGGGCCTCGACGCGTTCAATGTCGGCGTGGGCACCGACGTTTCGATCAAGACCTTCGTCGAGACCGTGTGCAAAGTAGCGGGCTACAAGGGCACGCTCGCGTTCGACACGTCGCGCCCGAACGGCCCGCCGCGCAAACTGACCGACCCGTCGCGGCTGATGGCGCTCGGTTGGCGGCCCAAGATCGACCTCGAAACGGGCTTGGCCGACGCCTATCGCTGGTACGTCGAAAACGTCGCCGCGAAGGCCGCCTGA
- the ppk2 gene encoding polyphosphate kinase 2: MSSDRNDAKTIHERVMAEMADSFDEELELEIDDGRLAAIMDGMSEHPEQNSIDRRIYFRELFRLQSELVKLQDWVVDKKLKIVVIFEGRDSAGKGGAIKRITQRLNPRVCRVAALPAPNERERTQWYFQRYVSHLPAGGEIVLFDRSWYNRAGVERVMGFCNEAQVEEFFRTVPEFERMLVRSGIVLVKYWFSITDSEQHLRFQMRIHDPMKQWKLSPMDLQSRVRWEQYTKAKEAMLQHTHIPEAPWWVVEAVDKKRARLNCISHLLSQIPYGEVQHEPVELPARVYNPDYIRGPVPREMYVPAIY, translated from the coding sequence ATGAGCAGCGACCGGAACGACGCCAAAACCATCCACGAACGCGTGATGGCCGAAATGGCCGACAGCTTCGACGAGGAGCTTGAACTCGAGATCGACGATGGCCGCTTGGCCGCGATCATGGACGGCATGTCCGAACATCCGGAGCAGAACTCGATCGACCGGCGCATCTATTTCCGCGAGCTGTTCCGGCTGCAGAGCGAACTTGTGAAGCTGCAGGATTGGGTCGTCGACAAGAAGCTCAAGATCGTCGTGATCTTCGAAGGGCGCGATTCGGCCGGCAAGGGCGGGGCGATCAAGCGCATCACCCAGCGCCTCAATCCGCGCGTCTGCCGCGTGGCGGCCCTGCCCGCCCCCAACGAGCGCGAACGCACGCAATGGTATTTCCAGCGCTACGTGTCGCATCTGCCGGCGGGCGGCGAAATCGTGCTGTTCGACCGCTCCTGGTACAACAGGGCGGGTGTGGAACGCGTGATGGGCTTCTGCAACGAAGCGCAGGTCGAAGAATTTTTCCGCACCGTGCCGGAATTCGAGCGCATGCTCGTGCGCTCGGGCATCGTGCTCGTCAAATACTGGTTCTCGATCACCGACAGCGAGCAGCATCTGCGCTTCCAAATGCGCATCCACGATCCAATGAAACAGTGGAAACTGAGCCCGATGGATCTGCAGTCGCGCGTGCGCTGGGAGCAGTACACGAAGGCCAAAGAAGCGATGCTGCAGCACACCCATATTCCGGAAGCGCCGTGGTGGGTCGTGGAGGCCGTCGACAAGAAGCGCGCGCGCCTCAACTGCATCAGCCATCTGCTGAGCCAAATCCCGTACGGCGAGGTGCAGCACGAGCCGGTCGAACTGCCCGCCCGCGTCTACAATCCCGACTATATTCGCGGGCCCGTGCCGCGCGAGATGTACGTGCCGGCGATCTACTGA
- a CDS encoding ABC transporter permease, with protein MALGVVPYLTLALFLGPVAAGLVFTLLPAFGYLPALGETQIGFRVFERLFDQPGLAGSVVLTLGTGFAASLISLGLALGFCAAAHGRPIFRSAERLLAPLLATPHAAIALGFAFLIAPSGWLVRLVSPELTGWTRPPDFASVGDSAGIALVLGLVLKEAPYLLLMAVAAHGQIAATATMATARTLGYSPFAAWLKAILPQLYPQIRLPIYAVLAFSLSAVDVALILGPSNPPPLAVLAVRWANDPLLDLFLPAMAAASLQLLLVAGAIGLWRLGEAAVAHLARPWLADGTRGRTLEHAAPVARATLVAVAAINAVCVAAMALWSVATAWRFPHALPERWSFDNWMRAAGRLAEPAATTLSVAAAATVAALVLVCLCLENETRRQRAAGPSALWALYLPLLVPQISFLLGAQSLLVRLGWDGTWAALVWFHLLFVLPYVFLVLADPWRALDPRYAKLAACLGAAPWRVFFAVRLPLLLRPLLVAAAVGFAVSVGLYLPTVLGGGGRLTSLATEAVSLASGGDRRIVGVYAFLQALLPLLAYGLALAVPAFLFRDRRGLR; from the coding sequence ATGGCGCTTGGTGTCGTCCCTTATCTGACGCTTGCGTTGTTTTTGGGGCCGGTTGCGGCGGGTCTTGTTTTCACGCTGCTGCCTGCCTTCGGCTATCTGCCTGCTCTGGGCGAAACGCAAATCGGTTTCCGGGTTTTCGAACGCCTGTTCGATCAGCCGGGTTTGGCGGGCAGCGTTGTATTGACCCTCGGCACCGGGTTTGCCGCAAGCCTGATTTCGCTTGGGCTTGCCTTGGGCTTCTGTGCGGCGGCCCATGGAAGGCCAATCTTCCGCAGCGCCGAGCGATTGCTCGCACCGCTGCTGGCCACGCCGCACGCGGCGATCGCACTCGGCTTTGCGTTTCTGATTGCTCCCTCGGGCTGGCTCGTTCGGCTCGTGTCGCCGGAACTCACCGGCTGGACGCGCCCGCCCGATTTCGCGAGCGTGGGCGATTCAGCGGGGATTGCGCTCGTGCTGGGCCTGGTACTCAAGGAAGCGCCCTATCTGCTGCTGATGGCGGTTGCCGCCCACGGGCAGATCGCGGCGACAGCCACAATGGCAACGGCGCGCACGCTTGGCTATTCGCCGTTTGCCGCGTGGCTAAAGGCGATTCTGCCGCAGCTCTATCCGCAGATCCGTTTGCCGATCTACGCGGTGCTGGCGTTTTCGCTGTCTGCGGTCGATGTGGCGTTGATCCTCGGGCCGTCGAACCCGCCGCCTTTGGCTGTACTCGCCGTGCGTTGGGCCAACGATCCGCTGCTCGATCTGTTTTTGCCGGCAATGGCGGCGGCCAGTCTTCAGCTGTTGCTTGTTGCCGGTGCGATCGGCCTTTGGCGGCTCGGCGAAGCGGCAGTTGCGCATCTGGCACGTCCGTGGCTTGCCGACGGCACGCGGGGCCGCACCCTCGAACATGCGGCACCGGTCGCCCGTGCCACGCTGGTCGCCGTTGCCGCGATCAATGCCGTTTGCGTTGCGGCGATGGCACTGTGGTCGGTCGCAACGGCGTGGCGCTTTCCGCACGCATTGCCCGAACGCTGGAGCTTCGACAACTGGATGCGCGCAGCCGGACGCCTTGCCGAGCCTGCCGCCACGACCTTGTCGGTCGCGGCGGCGGCGACCGTCGCTGCACTCGTGCTTGTTTGTCTGTGCCTTGAAAACGAGACGCGCCGCCAGCGTGCGGCGGGGCCTTCGGCTTTGTGGGCGCTCTATCTGCCGCTGCTGGTGCCGCAGATCTCGTTCCTGCTCGGCGCGCAAAGCCTCTTGGTGCGGCTGGGCTGGGACGGCACATGGGCGGCACTCGTATGGTTCCATCTGCTGTTCGTGCTGCCGTATGTGTTTCTGGTGCTGGCCGATCCGTGGCGCGCACTCGATCCGCGCTACGCCAAGCTCGCCGCGTGCTTGGGTGCAGCCCCATGGCGCGTGTTTTTCGCCGTGCGCTTGCCGCTGCTGCTGCGCCCGCTCTTGGTCGCCGCCGCCGTCGGCTTTGCGGTCAGCGTCGGGCTTTATCTGCCGACTGTGCTGGGCGGCGGCGGCAGGCTCACGAGCCTTGCGACCGAGGCCGTGTCGCTCGCCTCGGGCGGCGATCGGCGCATCGTCGGCGTCTATGCGTTTTTGCAGGCCCTGCTGCCGCTGCTGGCTTACGGCTTGGCGCTGGCCGTGCCCGCGTTCTTGTTTCGCGATCGACGGGGGCTGAGATGA